One window of Campylobacter sp. MIT 99-7217 genomic DNA carries:
- a CDS encoding DnaJ C-terminal domain-containing protein: protein MSNNSLYETLDINKNASADEIKKAYRRLARKYHPDINKEKGAEEKFKEINAAYEILSDPKKKAQYDQYGDSMFGGQSFGDFSRSTNGADINDILNSIFGGAGGFGGFSSKGFKSSGFGNFGGFSQGFGGEDLDVNARIKIPFELGILGGEHSFTYQGETIKIKIPYGLKSGEKLRVRNKGKQLGTQRGDLILQVELEESNEYERDDDDLIKKVDISLRTALFGTDKLSIKTPRKEVSIKLAPNSKNGQKIRLKGYGVQNRKSGYYGDMYLILNVILPNTQTMDKDLLKALEEKLPKD from the coding sequence ATGAGTAATAATAGCTTGTATGAAACTTTAGATATAAACAAAAACGCAAGTGCTGATGAGATCAAAAAGGCTTATCGCCGTCTTGCACGCAAATATCACCCTGATATCAACAAAGAAAAAGGTGCAGAAGAAAAATTTAAAGAAATCAACGCTGCTTATGAAATTTTAAGCGATCCAAAGAAAAAAGCACAATATGATCAATATGGCGATTCTATGTTTGGTGGGCAAAGTTTTGGGGATTTTTCAAGAAGCACAAATGGAGCTGATATTAATGATATTTTAAATAGCATTTTTGGAGGAGCTGGAGGCTTTGGAGGTTTTAGCTCCAAGGGATTTAAGTCCTCAGGTTTTGGAAATTTTGGAGGATTTTCTCAGGGTTTTGGAGGTGAGGATTTAGATGTTAATGCTAGAATAAAAATTCCTTTTGAACTTGGAATTTTAGGAGGCGAACATAGTTTTACCTATCAAGGAGAAACTATCAAGATAAAAATCCCTTATGGGCTAAAAAGTGGAGAAAAGCTAAGGGTTCGCAACAAAGGCAAGCAACTAGGCACACAAAGGGGCGATTTGATCTTGCAAGTAGAGCTTGAAGAAAGTAATGAATACGAAAGAGATGATGATGATTTGATCAAAAAGGTTGATATTTCTTTAAGAACAGCTCTTTTTGGTACAGATAAACTTAGCATAAAAACCCCAAGAAAAGAAGTGAGCATAAAACTTGCACCAAATTCAAAAAATGGACAAAAAATTCGCCTCAAAGGCTATGGGGTTCAAAATAGAAAAAGCGGATATTATGGCGATATGTATTTGATTTTAAATGTGATTTTACCAAATACTCAGACCATGGACAAAGATTTGCTTAAGGCTTTGGAAGAAAAATTGCCAAAAGATTGA
- a CDS encoding DegQ family serine endoprotease, with translation MKMIPLSLILSTCLFATNINFKEAEQDIQRADPTSNKEFVFSYHDAIKEAKKSVVNISTSKTITRNSPSLDDFFNDPYFRHFFGFPDQRGGQGNKEIVSSLGSGVIISNDGYIITNNHVIENTDSIIVNLPDDDTEYKAKIIGNDPKTDLAVIKIEAKNLSSISFADSNQLLEGDVVFAIGNPFGVGSSITSGIVSALNKDNIGLNQYENFIQTDASINPGNSGGALVDSRGALVGINSAILSRSGGNNGIGFAIPSNMAKNIAKRLIEKGKIERGFLGVTITSLQGDTKKAYKNEQGALITNVEKGSSADSAGLKRGDLILKINDKNIKNSNDLKNYIGSLEPGQNIVVIYERDGVSKSVSFVLKGDQEVVSSAGLIDGLELKDLDSNLKSKLPNDIHGVLVSGVKENTKAAQSGFEVGDIIIAVEQNEIKDLQHLSEILKQSRTKNFTKIWVYRKGYAQLLILK, from the coding sequence ATGAAAATGATACCCTTATCTCTGATTTTAAGTACTTGTTTATTTGCAACAAATATTAATTTCAAAGAAGCAGAGCAAGATATTCAACGAGCTGATCCAACAAGCAACAAAGAATTCGTATTTTCCTATCATGATGCGATTAAAGAGGCTAAAAAATCTGTTGTCAATATCTCAACTTCTAAGACTATCACGAGAAATTCCCCTTCTTTAGATGATTTTTTTAATGATCCTTATTTTAGACATTTTTTTGGCTTTCCTGATCAAAGAGGAGGACAAGGCAATAAAGAAATTGTTAGTTCCTTAGGTTCTGGAGTAATCATTTCAAACGATGGTTATATTATCACAAATAATCATGTTATAGAAAATACTGATAGCATTATCGTAAATTTGCCAGATGATGATACGGAATATAAGGCTAAGATTATAGGAAATGATCCAAAAACAGACTTAGCTGTGATCAAGATAGAAGCTAAGAATCTTTCCTCGATTTCTTTTGCAGACTCAAATCAGCTCTTAGAAGGAGATGTTGTTTTTGCTATAGGTAATCCCTTTGGAGTTGGATCAAGTATAACAAGTGGTATAGTCTCAGCACTTAATAAAGATAACATAGGTTTAAATCAATATGAAAATTTTATCCAAACTGATGCTTCTATAAATCCGGGAAATTCAGGTGGGGCTTTGGTTGATAGTAGAGGTGCTTTAGTTGGTATTAACTCGGCTATACTTTCAAGAAGTGGAGGAAATAACGGCATAGGTTTTGCTATACCTTCAAACATGGCAAAAAATATAGCAAAAAGACTGATAGAAAAAGGTAAGATCGAAAGAGGATTTTTAGGAGTTACAATCACTTCTTTACAAGGTGATACAAAAAAAGCTTACAAAAACGAGCAAGGAGCTTTGATCACAAATGTAGAAAAAGGCTCATCAGCTGATAGTGCTGGCTTGAAAAGAGGGGATTTGATCCTTAAAATCAACGATAAAAATATCAAAAATTCAAATGATTTGAAAAATTATATTGGAAGCCTTGAACCCGGACAAAATATAGTAGTGATTTACGAAAGAGACGGGGTAAGTAAAAGTGTAAGTTTTGTTTTAAAGGGAGATCAAGAAGTAGTAAGTTCTGCTGGGCTTATAGATGGTTTAGAACTTAAGGACTTAGATTCTAATTTAAAATCAAAACTTCCTAATGATATACATGGAGTTTTAGTTAGCGGAGTAAAAGAAAATACAAAAGCAGCTCAAAGTGGTTTTGAAGTAGGGGACATCATCATAGCTGTAGAACAAAACGAAATAAAAGATTTACAACATCTCAGTGAAATTTTAAAACAAAGTCGCACCAAGAATTTTACAAAAATTTGGGTTTATAGAAAGGGCTATGCTCAACTTTTAATCCTAAAATAA
- a CDS encoding HAD family hydrolase has protein sequence MINVIFDMDGTLINSANAICEAVNEIRKDLNLKSLEHDFIMQTINTPGKDWAKILYDIDDFEQSSFKDGFEKYFIKHYQQSVILYEGIKETLAYLKRKNCYLAIATNAPQSSLLEILKKHDIVHFFDKILGVSLGIEPKPNPMMITLIKDEARFKKTIFVGDSQKDRLAAFNAKVPYFHAKWGQKEALEDEFRDYKELIKKLDLVLDA, from the coding sequence ATGATCAATGTGATTTTTGATATGGACGGAACGCTTATTAATAGTGCTAATGCCATATGCGAAGCGGTAAATGAAATAAGAAAAGATTTAAATTTAAAAAGCTTAGAACATGATTTTATCATGCAAACCATCAATACTCCGGGTAAAGACTGGGCTAAGATCCTTTATGATATAGATGATTTTGAACAAAGTAGCTTTAAAGATGGTTTTGAAAAATACTTCATTAAACACTATCAACAAAGCGTTATTTTGTATGAGGGCATAAAAGAAACCCTTGCTTATCTTAAAAGAAAAAATTGCTATCTTGCTATAGCCACAAATGCCCCACAAAGTTCTTTACTTGAAATTCTCAAAAAACATGACATTGTGCATTTTTTTGATAAAATTTTAGGTGTGAGCTTAGGCATAGAACCAAAGCCAAATCCCATGATGATCACTTTGATCAAAGATGAAGCTAGGTTTAAAAAAACTATTTTTGTAGGAGATAGCCAAAAAGATAGATTAGCAGCTTTTAATGCTAAAGTGCCTTATTTTCACGCAAAATGGGGACAAAAAGAAGCTTTAGAAGATGAATTTAGAGACTATAAAGAGTTGATTAAAAAGCTTGATTTGGTTTTAGATGCTTAA
- a CDS encoding ArsS family sensor histidine kinase, producing MNKSSIFYTITFIFILAIVTVVSVFLWIIEVDQQNYTKVLNDKYSLIANARLLYFNNVIDEEEFNEQTKNYKMTLVTKPHEIRTILFKGDVLARAQTTAGLIEIISFNREIYLKIVHQGILYLYNDADYEGYRYFIIKAIAAGVILIFILLYAFIIKKLRPLTSLKKQIDKFAQNKLDEIEDVSSGSDEISQVANAFFVAITQIQKMNQSRQFFIRNIMHELKTPITKGLITLEMLEDNKYKERLISIFNRLEVLINEFAAIEQIASGSAFVNRKKYNILDILDEAKEIAMNDDKNLDIDSESFFVNVDFKLFTTAIKNMIDNGLKYSQNGFIQIELNKNTICFKNQGKELEKPLEYYTQAFTKGAKQKDSFGLGLYIVDTILKAHQMKLGYEYKDGVNHFYFRNLENILAKE from the coding sequence ATGAATAAATCATCTATTTTTTACACCATAACCTTTATTTTTATTTTAGCTATTGTTACGGTAGTATCTGTTTTTTTGTGGATCATAGAGGTTGATCAGCAAAATTATACCAAGGTTTTAAATGATAAGTATTCTTTGATTGCCAATGCAAGACTTTTGTATTTTAACAATGTCATTGATGAAGAAGAATTTAATGAACAAACTAAAAATTATAAAATGACTCTTGTTACAAAACCTCATGAAATCAGGACAATTTTATTTAAAGGAGATGTGTTAGCTAGGGCACAAACCACAGCAGGACTTATAGAAATCATTTCTTTTAATAGAGAAATTTATCTAAAGATAGTTCATCAAGGCATTTTATATCTTTATAACGATGCAGACTATGAGGGCTATCGTTATTTTATCATCAAGGCTATTGCAGCTGGCGTGATATTGATCTTTATCTTACTTTATGCTTTTATCATTAAAAAACTTCGTCCGCTTACTTCTCTAAAAAAGCAAATTGATAAATTTGCTCAAAATAAACTTGATGAAATAGAAGATGTAAGCAGCGGAAGTGATGAAATTTCACAGGTTGCAAATGCTTTTTTTGTGGCTATCACTCAAATTCAAAAAATGAATCAATCAAGGCAGTTTTTTATAAGAAATATCATGCATGAGCTTAAAACTCCTATCACAAAGGGACTCATTACTCTTGAAATGCTTGAAGATAATAAATACAAAGAAAGACTTATAAGCATTTTTAACCGTCTTGAGGTTTTGATCAATGAATTTGCTGCTATTGAGCAAATTGCTTCAGGATCAGCCTTTGTTAATCGTAAAAAATACAATATCCTAGATATCTTAGATGAAGCTAAAGAGATAGCCATGAATGATGATAAAAATTTAGATATTGACAGCGAGAGCTTTTTTGTCAATGTTGATTTTAAACTTTTTACAACAGCGATTAAAAATATGATAGATAATGGACTTAAATACTCACAAAATGGCTTCATTCAAATCGAGCTTAATAAAAATACAATTTGCTTTAAAAATCAAGGTAAAGAACTAGAAAAACCCCTAGAATACTATACTCAAGCATTTACAAAGGGAGCAAAGCAAAAAGATAGCTTTGGACTAGGGCTTTATATTGTTGATACTATCTTAAAAGCTCATCAAATGAAACTTGGATATGAGTATAAAGATGGGGTCAATCATTTTTATTTCCGTAATCTAGAAAACATTTTAGCAAAAGAATAA
- a CDS encoding dehypoxanthine futalosine cyclase has translation MSVINKIDLNKRLDKKEALNLLQNADLYELGELAYAKKLALHPEKITTFVVDRNINYTNVCCIDCDFCAFYRHASQDDAYVLSFEEIGKKIEELEAIGGTQILFQGGVHPKLKIEWYEELVEWIAKHYPKITVHGFSAVEIAYISKISKISIKEVLQRLQAKGLFSIPGAGAEVLSDRVRDEIAPNKCDTATWLEVHREAHKIGMKSTATMMFGTVETDEELIDHFEHLRKLQDETGGFRAFILWSFQSENTKLKAKHPEIMKQSSNKYLRLLALARLYLDNFKNLQSSWVTQGSHIGQLALKFGANDLGSTMMEENVVSAAGASYKMNQDEMIRLIKSLGEKPAKRNTAYEILEKFY, from the coding sequence ATGAGCGTGATAAATAAAATTGATTTAAATAAAAGATTAGATAAAAAAGAAGCCTTAAATTTACTTCAAAATGCTGATTTATATGAACTTGGAGAGCTAGCTTATGCTAAAAAGCTTGCCTTGCACCCTGAAAAAATCACTACCTTTGTGGTGGATAGAAATATCAATTATACTAATGTTTGTTGTATTGATTGCGATTTTTGTGCCTTTTATCGCCACGCTTCTCAAGATGATGCTTATGTTTTGAGTTTTGAAGAAATCGGCAAAAAAATAGAAGAGCTTGAAGCTATAGGTGGCACACAAATTCTTTTTCAAGGTGGCGTTCATCCTAAACTTAAGATAGAATGGTATGAAGAACTTGTGGAATGGATTGCCAAGCATTATCCTAAGATAACCGTGCATGGTTTTTCTGCTGTTGAAATTGCTTATATTTCTAAAATCTCTAAAATTTCCATAAAAGAAGTTTTGCAAAGACTGCAGGCAAAGGGGCTTTTTTCCATACCCGGAGCAGGGGCTGAAGTGCTTAGCGATAGAGTTCGTGATGAAATAGCACCTAATAAATGCGACACAGCCACTTGGCTTGAAGTGCATAGAGAAGCACACAAAATCGGCATGAAAAGCACGGCTACGATGATGTTTGGCACGGTAGAAACTGATGAAGAGCTGATCGATCATTTTGAGCATTTAAGAAAGCTTCAAGATGAAACCGGAGGCTTTAGAGCCTTTATTTTGTGGAGCTTTCAAAGCGAAAACACCAAGCTTAAAGCAAAGCACCCTGAGATCATGAAACAAAGCTCAAACAAATATCTAAGACTCTTAGCCCTTGCCAGACTTTATCTTGATAATTTTAAAAATTTGCAAAGCTCATGGGTAACGCAAGGCTCACACATAGGACAGCTCGCACTCAAATTTGGGGCAAATGATTTGGGTTCAACCATGATGGAAGAAAATGTTGTCTCAGCCGCAGGAGCAAGCTATAAGATGAATCAAGATGAGATGATAAGACTTATAAAAAGCCTTGGAGAAAAGCCAGCCAAGCGTAACACGGCTTATGAAATTTTAGAAAAATTTTATTAA
- a CDS encoding tyrosine-type recombinase/integrase, which translates to MKYPLDCEENFEKSFLFWLGKYLKFKLSSLSNKELKDPQALASVNFLLTKGISNIEELDSLAKKARNAGLSGVNTYFNPLKKLFEHLCFYRLYSLKQIDEALIIEILASITGSLSDASKKNYRIAMMNFFDFLDKQNEEDGKAHIYDITLKNWAGIAGAKGTKLPEFMSEEEIIKFLEAVENADFKNNTIRNKLIIKIIIFTGIRVSEAINIKLKDISEDGDLFVIRIRAKGNKYRVVMIKKELIESLLRNLPINYASKEGLVFTNKKGTPLTQAYISRIVEQILFKAGIRKQKNGAHMLRHTFATLLYKKQKDLVLVQEALGHASLNTSRIYTHFDSEKLKLAAQVAKDVSDKS; encoded by the coding sequence ATGAAATACCCATTAGATTGTGAGGAAAATTTTGAAAAATCCTTTTTATTTTGGCTAGGAAAATATCTTAAATTTAAGCTAAGTTCCCTGTCAAATAAAGAATTAAAAGACCCTCAAGCCTTAGCAAGCGTAAATTTTTTACTCACAAAAGGCATAAGTAACATAGAAGAGCTTGATAGCCTTGCTAAAAAAGCTAGAAATGCTGGATTAAGTGGGGTAAATACTTATTTTAATCCCCTTAAAAAGCTCTTTGAACACTTGTGTTTTTATAGGCTTTATTCCTTAAAGCAAATTGATGAGGCTTTGATCATTGAGATCTTAGCAAGTATCACAGGCTCTTTATCCGATGCGAGTAAGAAAAACTACCGCATAGCAATGATGAATTTTTTTGACTTTTTGGATAAACAAAATGAAGAAGACGGCAAGGCTCATATCTATGATATTACTCTTAAAAATTGGGCAGGCATAGCAGGAGCAAAAGGAACTAAGCTTCCTGAGTTTATGAGTGAAGAAGAAATTATCAAATTTCTTGAAGCTGTGGAAAATGCGGATTTTAAAAACAATACCATACGCAACAAGCTTATCATCAAAATCATCATTTTTACAGGAATTCGTGTAAGTGAAGCAATTAACATTAAACTTAAAGATATCAGCGAAGATGGAGATTTATTTGTTATTAGAATTCGTGCAAAAGGCAATAAATACAGAGTGGTGATGATCAAAAAAGAACTTATAGAATCTTTACTAAGAAATTTACCTATAAATTACGCAAGCAAAGAAGGTTTGGTATTTACAAATAAAAAAGGCACTCCCCTAACCCAAGCTTATATTTCTCGTATCGTGGAGCAAATTTTATTTAAAGCAGGTATTCGTAAGCAAAAAAATGGCGCTCACATGCTAAGACATACCTTTGCTACCCTACTTTATAAAAAACAAAAAGATTTGGTTTTAGTTCAAGAAGCCTTGGGACATGCAAGTTTAAATACTTCAAGAATTTATACACATTTTGATAGTGAAAAGCTCAAACTTGCCGCTCAAGTTGCTAAAGATGTGAGCGATAAATCCTAA
- a CDS encoding MFS transporter: protein MNHLKLLKNNKNILILSSVQFIVYFGAWFSQTGVYTLLIDLNAPIWAIATSATLAFLPGIILAPLNGVIVERNSPKKLLLSMACVELISIFLLIFVTNLSMLWLLFILIFSRLCVASIYFQAEMSLLAKILNAQDLKLANEIHSIIWAFSYTIGMASAGVFINFFGTKYAFLFDCCLIFIGIIMLLNLKLGHFHIIGNGSLLKMIKEGLFYVYRDKNILHLIFLHAFVGLTAYESLVALLAKHEYKEILSTALVIGFLNAVRACSLIVGPIVLSKIVGEKQLFYVYLGQGFGIIAWALTQFNFYFSFLGLLAAGFCTSTLWSFTYTMIQKNCDKAFYGRVIAYTDMAYLCLSAFVSIMIGMLFDFGLSLKLITALLGGIFIFAGFYWAFFLKKIYT, encoded by the coding sequence ATGAATCATCTTAAATTACTTAAAAATAATAAAAATATTCTTATTTTAAGTTCAGTGCAATTTATCGTTTATTTTGGTGCTTGGTTTTCGCAAACAGGAGTATATACTCTTTTGATTGATTTAAATGCACCAATCTGGGCTATTGCTACAAGTGCAACCTTAGCTTTTTTACCAGGCATCATTTTAGCTCCACTTAATGGTGTCATAGTAGAAAGAAATTCTCCTAAAAAACTTCTTTTAAGTATGGCTTGCGTGGAGCTTATTTCGATTTTTTTACTCATTTTTGTAACAAATTTAAGCATGCTTTGGCTTTTATTTATCCTCATTTTTTCAAGGCTTTGTGTGGCAAGTATTTATTTTCAAGCCGAAATGAGCTTGCTTGCTAAAATTTTAAATGCACAAGATTTAAAACTAGCAAACGAAATTCATAGTATCATTTGGGCATTTTCTTATACTATAGGAATGGCAAGTGCTGGGGTTTTTATCAATTTTTTTGGGACAAAATACGCTTTTTTATTTGATTGTTGTCTTATTTTTATAGGCATTATTATGCTTTTAAATCTTAAATTAGGGCATTTTCATATCATTGGTAATGGAAGTTTATTAAAGATGATTAAAGAGGGATTGTTTTATGTTTATCGTGATAAAAATATTTTACATCTCATCTTTTTGCATGCTTTTGTTGGACTTACTGCCTATGAAAGTCTTGTGGCACTCTTAGCAAAACATGAGTATAAAGAAATTTTAAGCACAGCCTTGGTTATAGGCTTTTTAAATGCTGTAAGGGCTTGTTCTTTGATCGTAGGTCCTATTGTGCTAAGCAAAATTGTTGGAGAAAAACAGCTTTTCTATGTATATTTAGGACAGGGTTTTGGTATCATCGCTTGGGCTTTAACTCAGTTTAATTTTTATTTTTCTTTTTTGGGGCTTTTAGCAGCTGGATTTTGCACTTCAACGCTTTGGTCTTTTACTTATACGATGATACAAAAAAATTGCGATAAAGCCTTTTATGGACGCGTTATTGCTTATACTGATATGGCTTATCTTTGCTTGAGTGCTTTTGTATCCATTATGATAGGTATGCTTTTTGATTTTGGCTTGAGCTTAAAATTAATCACGGCTTTACTCGGAGGAATTTTTATTTTTGCCGGTTTTTATTGGGCTTTCTTTTTGAAAAAAATATACACATAA
- a CDS encoding cation:proton antiporter codes for MDFYLQAFLIAMASAIVLNVILKKVEIPSIIGYIITGIVISSFYGISGSEELSHIAEFGIVFLMFTIGLEFSFKHLIAMKEEVFLNGSLQMLTCGIACALIVVGLLDLEQKSAIIVGFALALSSTAVVLKILNDNGEINENYGRKALGILLFQDIAVIPLLLMVDIFSSPNNDITNLIVATLVSVVILLVLLFLIGKYLLDRLFRFVIKASSQEIFITTILFIVIGSSFLAHKLGFSYSLGAFLAGALISETRYKYKIEADLTPFRDLLLGVFFISVGMQIDFKIVFENWSIVIFLVFCILVIKIAVIYGLLILYTKKRVALKTAFSICQIGEFALAIFSLLQARNLIDSKTAQILIITAIITMVLTPFILNNIKKIANAVEEYDKNENLNTPSKNQNLKNHFVIFGYGRLGQEVVQKIKKSGIPYMVLESDLRLVELGISRGENVVFANAAQEETLKIANIEECSVAIITVSNEAKLEMLYQVLANCKKPIKTVVVSTGDLSKILFLDADDNIKIIKAERAVARDLIQESLNFRLQDNIERKV; via the coding sequence TTGGACTTTTATTTACAAGCTTTTCTTATCGCTATGGCAAGTGCTATAGTTTTAAATGTGATTTTAAAAAAAGTTGAAATTCCAAGTATTATAGGCTATATTATCACAGGCATTGTGATTTCTTCTTTTTATGGCATTAGCGGGAGTGAAGAACTTAGCCATATAGCCGAATTTGGCATTGTGTTCTTGATGTTTACCATAGGGCTTGAGTTTTCTTTTAAGCATCTCATTGCGATGAAAGAAGAAGTGTTTTTAAATGGCTCTTTGCAAATGCTTACTTGTGGTATAGCCTGTGCTTTGATCGTGGTGGGTTTGCTTGATTTAGAACAAAAATCAGCTATCATCGTTGGCTTTGCGCTTGCACTTTCTTCAACCGCTGTTGTTCTTAAAATTTTAAATGATAATGGGGAAATTAACGAAAACTACGGACGCAAGGCTTTAGGGATCTTGCTCTTTCAAGATATAGCCGTCATTCCGCTACTTTTAATGGTGGATATTTTTTCCTCTCCAAACAATGACATCACAAATTTAATTGTCGCCACCTTAGTAAGTGTTGTGATCTTGCTTGTGCTATTATTTTTGATAGGAAAATACTTGCTTGATAGGCTTTTTCGCTTTGTGATCAAAGCTTCTTCTCAAGAAATTTTTATCACAACCATACTTTTCATCGTCATTGGCTCTAGCTTTTTAGCTCATAAATTAGGCTTTTCGTATTCTTTGGGGGCATTTTTAGCTGGAGCTTTGATTAGCGAAACAAGATATAAATACAAAATAGAAGCTGATCTCACACCTTTTAGAGACTTGCTTTTGGGTGTATTTTTTATCAGTGTGGGTATGCAAATTGATTTTAAAATTGTCTTTGAAAACTGGTCTATTGTCATTTTCCTAGTTTTTTGCATTTTAGTAATCAAAATCGCCGTGATTTATGGCTTACTCATCTTATACACTAAAAAAAGAGTGGCTTTGAAAACAGCCTTTAGTATCTGTCAGATCGGAGAATTTGCCCTTGCTATCTTTTCTCTTTTGCAAGCAAGAAATTTGATCGATTCGAAAACGGCTCAAATTCTTATCATCACGGCTATCATCACTATGGTTTTAACGCCTTTTATCTTAAATAATATCAAAAAAATAGCCAATGCCGTTGAAGAATACGATAAAAATGAAAATCTAAATACTCCAAGCAAAAACCAAAATTTAAAAAATCATTTCGTCATCTTTGGATATGGTCGTTTAGGACAAGAAGTTGTGCAAAAAATCAAAAAAAGCGGTATTCCTTATATGGTTTTAGAAAGTGATTTAAGGCTTGTTGAACTTGGTATCAGTAGGGGCGAAAATGTCGTTTTTGCAAATGCAGCCCAAGAAGAAACGCTAAAAATAGCCAATATAGAAGAATGCTCAGTAGCCATCATCACAGTAAGCAATGAAGCCAAGCTTGAAATGCTTTATCAAGTTTTAGCTAATTGCAAGAAGCCTATAAAAACAGTCGTTGTAAGCACTGGGGACTTGAGCAAAATTTTATTTTTAGATGCTGATGATAATATCAAAATCATCAAAGCAGAAAGAGCTGTGGCAAGAGACTTGATACAAGAATCCCTAAATTTTAGACTTCAAGACAATATAGAACGCAAGGTTTGA
- a CDS encoding heat shock protein transcriptional repressor HspR — protein MQHNYDEPVYLISIVAKVLNIHPQTLRQYEREGLVEPSRTDGKIRLYSQKDIDQIKLILRLTRDMGVNLAGVDVILKLKNQILEFEKLVEDLRLELNKATNNNSKAVVKHKKSFDLIFYEDKD, from the coding sequence ATGCAACACAATTATGATGAACCGGTTTATCTCATTTCTATCGTTGCTAAGGTTTTAAACATTCACCCTCAAACCTTACGACAATACGAAAGAGAAGGACTTGTAGAACCAAGCAGAACCGATGGCAAGATAAGACTTTATTCTCAAAAAGATATTGATCAAATCAAGCTTATCTTGAGGCTTACTCGTGATATGGGTGTAAATTTAGCCGGCGTTGATGTGATTTTAAAACTTAAAAATCAAATTCTTGAGTTTGAAAAATTAGTTGAAGATCTGCGTTTAGAGCTTAATAAAGCTACAAATAATAATTCAAAAGCTGTTGTCAAACATAAAAAAAGTTTTGATTTGATATTTTATGAAGATAAAGATTAG
- a CDS encoding response regulator transcription factor, which translates to MVNILMIEDDLELAEIISEYLQKFDMKVDIAHEPYIGLSKLALKEYNLIILDLSLPGLDGLEVCEEIRKKYDTPIIISSARHDISDKVNALELGADDYLPKPYNPQELQARIKSHLRRINTTKKALTESVKDLVYDQYKHIITMKGKEINLTNAEFDILSYLIKKEGGVVSREELVYNCSSISEDSSNKSIDVIISRIRQKMGDDPKTPKYIHSIRGIGYKLTQ; encoded by the coding sequence ATGGTAAATATCTTAATGATAGAAGATGATTTGGAACTTGCTGAGATCATCAGTGAATATTTACAAAAATTTGACATGAAGGTTGATATTGCTCATGAGCCTTATATAGGGCTTTCAAAGCTTGCTTTAAAAGAATATAACTTAATCATACTTGATCTTTCCTTACCCGGACTTGATGGACTTGAGGTGTGCGAAGAAATTCGCAAAAAATACGATACGCCTATTATTATTTCAAGTGCAAGACATGATATTAGCGATAAGGTAAATGCTTTAGAACTTGGCGCTGATGATTATCTTCCAAAACCTTACAATCCTCAAGAATTACAAGCTCGCATTAAAAGCCATTTAAGAAGGATTAATACCACAAAAAAAGCTCTTACTGAAAGTGTTAAAGATTTAGTTTATGATCAATATAAACATATCATCACCATGAAAGGAAAAGAGATTAATCTTACAAATGCTGAATTTGACATTTTAAGCTATTTGATCAAAAAAGAAGGTGGTGTGGTTAGTCGCGAAGAGCTTGTGTATAACTGCTCTTCTATTAGCGAGGATAGTTCAAATAAAAGCATAGATGTCATCATCTCAAGAATTCGTCAAAAAATGGGCGATGATCCTAAAACTCCAAAATATATTCATTCGATCAGAGGTATAGGCTATAAGCTTACTCAATGA